The following are from one region of the Alkalimarinus sediminis genome:
- the ndk gene encoding nucleoside-diphosphate kinase, with amino-acid sequence MAIERTFSIVKPDAVAKNVIGKIYSRFEDAGLKIVASKMLHLSQEKAEGFYAEHKERPFFADLVAFMTSGPVMVQVLEGENAVLANRELMGATNPKEAAEGTIRRDFADSIDANAVHGSDALASAEREIAYFFSDDEICPRS; translated from the coding sequence ATGGCGATCGAACGCACTTTTTCAATTGTTAAGCCTGATGCTGTTGCTAAAAACGTAATTGGTAAAATCTACAGCCGATTTGAAGATGCTGGTTTGAAAATCGTAGCTTCAAAAATGTTGCACCTTTCTCAAGAGAAAGCTGAAGGCTTTTACGCGGAGCACAAAGAGCGCCCATTTTTTGCTGACCTAGTTGCATTTATGACATCTGGCCCTGTTATGGTTCAGGTATTGGAAGGTGAGAACGCAGTTTTAGCTAACCGTGAATTGATGGGTGCTACTAACCCTAAAGAAGCAGCAGAAGGCACTATCCGTCGTGATTTCGCTGACTCTATCGATGCAAACGCAGTACACGGTTCTGATGCTTTAGCATCTGCAGAGCGTGAAATTGCATACTTCTTCTCTGATGATGAAATTTGCCCAAGAAGCTAA
- the pilW gene encoding type IV pilus biogenesis/stability protein PilW has translation MKFFLIGFLALIVSGCVTTTDSPFSNKADEGKALQNYIQLGLAYIQRNDFEKARTNIGRALEIDSDSSEAYAALGLLYQQQAENDLAEEHFKQAMSLDANNTRGRTFYASFLFRQERYQESLQQFELAGRDTGYSRRAVIFINIAQCHLKLGQNDQAVKAYEKALALDRVQPQALIGISQLLIQQGEFLKGQQYYNRMVNVIKSSGMTHSAKSLWLGIELARHFNDQSKESSYALLLKKLYPESQEYQQYRALKSND, from the coding sequence ATGAAGTTCTTTTTAATCGGTTTTTTGGCACTTATTGTATCTGGTTGTGTTACGACTACCGATAGCCCGTTTTCGAATAAGGCAGACGAAGGTAAGGCGTTACAAAACTATATTCAGTTGGGTTTGGCTTATATTCAAAGAAATGATTTTGAGAAAGCCAGAACGAACATCGGGCGTGCGCTCGAAATTGATTCCGATAGTTCTGAAGCCTATGCAGCTCTTGGTCTTCTCTATCAACAGCAGGCTGAGAATGATTTAGCAGAAGAGCATTTTAAGCAAGCGATGTCGCTAGATGCCAACAACACCAGAGGGCGTACTTTCTACGCTTCTTTTTTGTTTCGACAAGAGCGATATCAAGAGTCTCTGCAGCAGTTTGAACTGGCAGGCAGAGATACCGGTTACTCCAGACGAGCAGTTATTTTTATTAATATTGCCCAGTGTCACCTGAAATTAGGGCAGAATGATCAAGCGGTAAAAGCGTATGAAAAAGCGTTGGCCCTCGATAGGGTACAGCCCCAAGCGCTTATCGGTATTTCCCAACTGCTAATTCAGCAGGGAGAGTTCCTTAAGGGGCAGCAGTACTATAATCGAATGGTTAATGTGATAAAAAGTAGTGGTATGACTCACTCTGCCAAGAGTTTATGGTTAGGTATCGAACTAGCAAGACACTTTAATGACCAAAGCAAAGAGTCAAGCTATGCGCTATTGCTGAAGAAG
- the rlmN gene encoding 23S rRNA (adenine(2503)-C(2))-methyltransferase RlmN, whose translation MSTIKKVNLLGLTRSKMEQFFADMGEKPFRAKQVMQWIHQYGVSDFDQMTNISKVLRTKLADIAEIRVPEVTYHDISSDGTRKWVMQMEGGSSIETVLIPDGNRGTLCVSSQIGCALDCSFCSTGKQGFNRNLSAAEIIGQVWVAVKSFEDIDPEKERPVTNVVMMGMGEPLLNFDNVIDAMDLMMDDFAYSISKRRLTLSTAGVVPAIKKLTGLTDASIAISLHAPNDELRNELVPINQKYPISELLEAVQDYLGSLSDKRKATIEYTLIEGVNDQLELAHQLVELLKDLPCKINLIPFNPFPQSDYKKPSGNAVHRFQDVLVAGGYVTTIRSTRGDDIDAACGQLVGKVTDRTRRSEKYIPLKQHSG comes from the coding sequence ATGAGCACAATCAAGAAAGTTAATTTGCTTGGTCTAACGCGTTCCAAAATGGAACAGTTTTTTGCCGATATGGGTGAAAAACCATTTAGAGCAAAGCAAGTTATGCAGTGGATTCATCAGTATGGTGTTTCTGATTTTGATCAGATGACCAACATCAGCAAAGTGCTACGAACCAAGCTGGCTGACATTGCTGAAATCAGAGTGCCAGAGGTAACCTATCATGACATCTCATCTGACGGTACTCGTAAGTGGGTAATGCAGATGGAAGGCGGCAGTAGTATCGAGACTGTGCTTATTCCTGATGGCAATAGAGGCACCCTTTGTGTTTCTTCTCAGATAGGTTGTGCCCTCGACTGCAGCTTTTGCTCTACGGGGAAGCAGGGGTTTAACCGTAATCTTTCAGCTGCCGAGATTATCGGTCAAGTATGGGTTGCAGTAAAATCATTCGAAGATATTGACCCTGAAAAAGAACGACCTGTGACCAATGTTGTCATGATGGGTATGGGCGAGCCTTTGCTTAACTTTGATAACGTTATCGATGCCATGGACTTAATGATGGACGATTTCGCTTACAGTATATCTAAGCGTCGATTGACATTAAGTACGGCGGGGGTAGTGCCTGCGATAAAAAAACTAACGGGCTTAACGGATGCGTCTATTGCGATATCACTCCATGCACCTAATGATGAGCTGCGTAATGAGTTGGTTCCTATTAACCAGAAATATCCTATTAGCGAACTGCTAGAGGCTGTTCAAGATTACTTGGGGTCTCTGTCCGACAAGCGAAAAGCAACTATTGAATACACCTTGATTGAAGGGGTGAATGATCAGCTTGAGTTGGCCCATCAGTTGGTTGAACTGTTGAAAGATCTACCATGTAAAATTAATTTGATACCGTTTAATCCGTTTCCTCAAAGCGATTACAAAAAGCCTTCTGGCAATGCTGTTCACCGGTTTCAGGATGTATTAGTCGCTGGCGGGTATGTTACGACTATCCGCTCCACGCGAGGGGATGATATTGACGCTGCATGTGGGCAGCTAGTCGGCAAGGTTACCGACCGGACACGAAGAAGCGAAAAGTATATTCCACTTAAACAGCACTCAGGTTAA